In one Rutidosis leptorrhynchoides isolate AG116_Rl617_1_P2 chromosome 8, CSIRO_AGI_Rlap_v1, whole genome shotgun sequence genomic region, the following are encoded:
- the LOC139861124 gene encoding F-box protein At2g32560-like, translated as MIFIFVTCFSFILILRFSLPIKPLPPWACEMRLLSFYFWKDLSIFLNFVKLFKKLMFSAKTTKKTTTFSTTTSTKNSMSTMMITKTPKTGDEDMMSVLDLPNLALECILEKLQPDGLCKMSCVCTYLRDMCLSDHLWEAHMSKRWGSIIGSAAKKEWLLHIASKKESSNYFCDGENGRGLLLGCLSKLWPVMLIRSTSICYDVDHDNDDDGKKIKISSQPSIDSIVSCYRALETGKFQFPAQVFNRENGHVGFMLSCYDADLSYDSHTDTFQARYPPHGRRAAAVEIGVSWDRLRAPPVETSPHDLHISDCMNDLRPRDHIEIQWRRNKQFPYGWWYGVVGHLELCDGNENYCHCHESDIVVLEFNQYAPGSRWRQTMINRRDHREEGNETEGFYGGIRKLYKKDEISMWQQLWPAEILE; from the exons ATGATTTTTATCTTTGTTACTTGTTTCTCCTTCATCCTTATATTAAGATTCTCACTTCCCATTAAACCACTTCCACCATGGGCTTGTGAGATGAGGTTACTttctttctatttttggaaagattTATCCATCTTTCTTAATTTTGTTAAACTTTTCAAGAAACTCATGTTTTCAGCAAAAACTACCAAAAAGACTACTACTTTTTCAACCACCACTAGTACAAAAAACAGTATGAGCACCATGATGATAACTAAAACACCAAAAACAGGGGATGAAGATATGATGTCTGTTTTGGATTTGCCTAATTTGGCATTAGAATGCATTCTTGAGAAGCTTCAACCTGATGGGCTGTGTAAAATGTCATGTGTTTGTACTTATTTAAGAGACATGTGTTTAAGTGATCATTTATGGGAAGCCCATATGAGTAAAAGATGGGGTTCAATTATTGGTTCTGCAGCTAAAAAAGAATGGCTGTTGCATATTGCTTCTAAAAAGGAATCATCAAATTACTTTTGTGATGGTGAAAATGGAAGAGGTCTTTTATTGGGGTGTTTGTCTAAACTCTGGCCTGTTATGTTAATTAGATCCACCTCCATCTGCTATGATGttgatcatgataatgatgatgatggcaaGAAGATCAAGATTTCATCTCAGCCGTCCATTGATTCGATTGTGTCGTGTTATCGGGCCCTTGAGACCGGGAAGTTTCAGTTTCCTGCTCAGGTCTTCAACCGTGAG AATGGGCATGTTGGGTTTATGTTATCTTGCTATGATGCTGATCTCAGCTATGATTCTCATACGGATACGTTCCAAGCTAG ATACCCGCCTCATGGGAGGAGGGCAGCAGCAGTGGAGATCGGGGTGAGTTGGGATAGGCTAAGGGCCCCACCAGTTGAAACTTCGCCTCACGATCTTCATATTTCAGATTGTATGAACGATTTACGTCCAAGAGATCACATTGAGATTCAATGGAGAAGGAATAAACAATTCCCATATG GCTGGTGGTATGGTGTTGTAGGCCACTTAGAATTGTGTGATGGTAATGAAAATTACTGCCATTGTCATGAAAGTG ATATTGTGGTGCTGGAATTCAACCAGTACGCTCCTGGTTCACGATGGAGACAAACGATGATCAACCGGAGAGACCATCGCGAAGAAGGAAATGAAACCGAAGGTTTTTATGGGGGAATCAGAAAACTATATAAAAAGGATGAGATCTCTATGTGGCAGCAACTTTGGCCTGCTGAAATCTTGGAATAA
- the LOC139862230 gene encoding uncharacterized protein isoform X2: protein MVEPSFGERSLILHKHYLTGSRLIVSDVIEIQDSEVLTSEGRLVPYDYLVIATGHVDPFAPKARADRLKQYQAENSKIKAAQSILIVGGGPTGVELAGEIAVDFPEKKVTLVHNGYRLLEFLGPKASKKTLDWLVSKRVEVKLEQTVNLEDVSEGSKLYKTSSGETIKADCHFLCTGNPLASSWLKNTILKDSLDVNGSLIVDENLRVKGRKNIFAVGDITNIKEMKQGYFAKKNASVAAKNIKLLIGGGKESKMSSYKPSLAMTIVSLGRHDAVAQSSVTTMIGLIPGLIKSKDLFVGKTRKELDIDSHVIH, encoded by the exons ATGGTGGAACCTAGTTTCGGCGAGCGATCTTTAATCCTGCATAAACACTACTTAACGGGTTCACGTCTCATCGTATCCGATGTCATTGAAATACAGGATTCTGAAGTCCTTACATCCGAGGGTCGGTTGGTCCCCTATGACTATCTTGTTATAGCTACTGGTCATGTGGACCCATTTGCACCAAAAGCCAGAGCTGACAGACTTAAACAATACCAAGCAG aaaattcaaaaataaaagCTGCTCAATCAATTTTGATCGTTGGAGGTGGACCTACTGGAGTAGAACTTGCAGGAGAAATTGCAGTTGATTTTCCAGAAAAGAAGGTAACATTAGTGCATAACGGGTACCGGTTACTCGAATTTCTTGGACCGAAAGCGTCTAAAAAGACACTCGATTGGCTCGTTTCGAAACGTGTTGAAGTAAAACTGGAGCAAACTGTAAATTTAGAGGATGTATCAGAAGGAAGCAAACTGTATAAAACTTCATCTGGTGAAACTATCAAAGCAGATTGTCATTTTTTATGCACGGGGAACCCGTTGGCCTCATCTTGGCTAAAGAACACCATTTTAAAGGATAGTTTGGATGTTAATGGGAGTTTGATTGTTGATGAAAATTTAAGAGTCAAGGGCCGCAAAAATATCTTTGCCGTTggagatattactaatattaag GAAATGAAGCAAGGTTATTTCGCTAAAAAGAACGCATCGGTTGCAGCAAAAAACATAAAGTTGCTGATAGGAGGAGGAAAGGAAAGCAAGATGTCGAGTTACAAGCCGAGTTTAGCCATGACCATAGTTTCACTGGGACGACATGATGCGGTGGCTCAGTCATCTGTTACTACAATGATTGGACTTATACCTGGATTAATCAAATCTAAAGACCTTTTTGTAGGGAAAACAAGAAAGGAATTGGATATTGATTCTCATGTCATTCATTAA
- the LOC139862230 gene encoding uncharacterized protein isoform X1 codes for MANQSASGGKKVVVIGGGIAGSYVAKSLQFHGNLTLIDPKEYLEIPWASLRGMVEPSFGERSLILHKHYLTGSRLIVSDVIEIQDSEVLTSEGRLVPYDYLVIATGHVDPFAPKARADRLKQYQAENSKIKAAQSILIVGGGPTGVELAGEIAVDFPEKKVTLVHNGYRLLEFLGPKASKKTLDWLVSKRVEVKLEQTVNLEDVSEGSKLYKTSSGETIKADCHFLCTGNPLASSWLKNTILKDSLDVNGSLIVDENLRVKGRKNIFAVGDITNIKEMKQGYFAKKNASVAAKNIKLLIGGGKESKMSSYKPSLAMTIVSLGRHDAVAQSSVTTMIGLIPGLIKSKDLFVGKTRKELDIDSHVIH; via the exons ATGGCGAATCAAAGTGCCTCAGGTGGGAAGAAAGTGGTGGTTATTGGTGGCGGAATTGCTGGATCATACGTTGCTAAATCGTTACAGTTTCATGGAAATCTTACACTAATTGATCC GAAGGAATATTTAGAGATTCCATGGGCAAGCTTAAGAGGAATGGTGGAACCTAGTTTCGGCGAGCGATCTTTAATCCTGCATAAACACTACTTAACGGGTTCACGTCTCATCGTATCCGATGTCATTGAAATACAGGATTCTGAAGTCCTTACATCCGAGGGTCGGTTGGTCCCCTATGACTATCTTGTTATAGCTACTGGTCATGTGGACCCATTTGCACCAAAAGCCAGAGCTGACAGACTTAAACAATACCAAGCAG aaaattcaaaaataaaagCTGCTCAATCAATTTTGATCGTTGGAGGTGGACCTACTGGAGTAGAACTTGCAGGAGAAATTGCAGTTGATTTTCCAGAAAAGAAGGTAACATTAGTGCATAACGGGTACCGGTTACTCGAATTTCTTGGACCGAAAGCGTCTAAAAAGACACTCGATTGGCTCGTTTCGAAACGTGTTGAAGTAAAACTGGAGCAAACTGTAAATTTAGAGGATGTATCAGAAGGAAGCAAACTGTATAAAACTTCATCTGGTGAAACTATCAAAGCAGATTGTCATTTTTTATGCACGGGGAACCCGTTGGCCTCATCTTGGCTAAAGAACACCATTTTAAAGGATAGTTTGGATGTTAATGGGAGTTTGATTGTTGATGAAAATTTAAGAGTCAAGGGCCGCAAAAATATCTTTGCCGTTggagatattactaatattaag GAAATGAAGCAAGGTTATTTCGCTAAAAAGAACGCATCGGTTGCAGCAAAAAACATAAAGTTGCTGATAGGAGGAGGAAAGGAAAGCAAGATGTCGAGTTACAAGCCGAGTTTAGCCATGACCATAGTTTCACTGGGACGACATGATGCGGTGGCTCAGTCATCTGTTACTACAATGATTGGACTTATACCTGGATTAATCAAATCTAAAGACCTTTTTGTAGGGAAAACAAGAAAGGAATTGGATATTGATTCTCATGTCATTCATTAA